From one Microlunatus sp. Gsoil 973 genomic stretch:
- a CDS encoding bifunctional 2-polyprenyl-6-hydroxyphenol methylase/3-demethylubiquinol 3-O-methyltransferase UbiG: MEPSQVSQANGDLERGEGHDLSAAEHGVGAFAAATGRQLEQRTDQRNYRRYQYDLIVPHCGGEILEVGAGSGDFSAQFAGRQRVILTDVDPQAVAAMGDRFADRPEISARQLDVATLTPQRAAQLVEESGPVDTVLAINVLEHIEDHVLALRALSALVRPGGNLVMWVPGYQQLYGDFDRSVGHVRRYTPKTLAGAAREAGLAVDLCRPVNLLGGIAWWAAVRKGGAGTPDPRLVKIYDTVVVPATRILDRLPIPFGQTILGSFTRAD, translated from the coding sequence ATGGAGCCCTCACAGGTTTCTCAGGCCAACGGTGATCTCGAGCGCGGCGAGGGGCACGACCTCTCAGCTGCGGAGCACGGGGTGGGTGCCTTCGCGGCTGCCACCGGGCGTCAGCTCGAACAGCGGACGGATCAGAGGAACTATCGCCGTTATCAGTACGACCTGATCGTTCCCCACTGCGGAGGAGAGATCCTCGAGGTGGGCGCAGGGTCGGGTGACTTCTCGGCGCAGTTCGCCGGTCGACAACGGGTGATCCTGACCGATGTCGATCCGCAGGCGGTCGCGGCGATGGGCGACCGGTTCGCCGACCGACCGGAGATCTCCGCCCGACAGCTCGATGTCGCAACGCTGACCCCGCAGCGGGCGGCGCAGCTCGTCGAAGAATCCGGTCCGGTCGACACCGTATTGGCGATCAACGTCCTGGAACACATCGAAGATCACGTGCTCGCGCTTCGGGCGCTGTCGGCGCTGGTGCGCCCGGGCGGCAATCTGGTGATGTGGGTTCCGGGCTACCAACAGCTGTACGGCGACTTCGATCGGTCGGTCGGACATGTCCGGCGCTACACCCCGAAGACCCTGGCCGGCGCGGCGCGGGAGGCCGGGCTGGCCGTCGATCTGTGTCGGCCGGTCAACCTGCTCGGCGGGATCGCCTGGTGGGCCGCGGTCCGCAAGGGCGGTGCGGGGACTCCCGATCCGAGACTGGTGAAGATCTACGACACCGTCGTGGTCCCGGCGACCCGGATCCTGGACAGGCTGCCGATCCCGTTCGGTCAGACAATCCTGGGCAGCTTTACCCGGGCCGACTGA
- a CDS encoding ANTAR domain-containing response regulator gives MRPQTKTSAEPGTTPRGAASRVVVAEDESLIRLDLVEMLGEEGYEVVGEAGDGEQAVALATELKPDLVVMDVKMPKMDGISAAEKIATDRIAPVVMLTAFSQRELIERAREAGAMAYVVKPFGKDDLVPAIEIAIARYQEILAVEAEVAQLEERLETRKIVDKAKGLLQVGLGLTEPEAFRWIQKTAMDLRKSMREVAEGVIAHGAKPGK, from the coding sequence CTGCGCCCGCAGACGAAGACCTCAGCAGAACCGGGGACTACGCCCCGGGGCGCCGCGTCGCGGGTTGTCGTTGCCGAAGACGAGTCCCTGATCCGCCTCGACCTCGTCGAGATGCTCGGCGAGGAGGGCTATGAGGTGGTCGGTGAGGCAGGAGACGGCGAACAGGCCGTCGCCCTGGCCACCGAACTCAAACCCGATCTGGTGGTGATGGACGTCAAGATGCCCAAGATGGACGGCATCTCCGCGGCCGAGAAGATCGCGACCGATCGCATCGCGCCGGTGGTGATGCTGACCGCCTTCAGCCAGCGCGAACTGATCGAACGCGCCCGCGAGGCGGGCGCGATGGCGTACGTGGTGAAGCCGTTCGGCAAGGACGACCTGGTACCGGCGATCGAGATCGCCATTGCCCGCTACCAGGAGATCCTCGCGGTCGAGGCCGAGGTGGCCCAGCTGGAGGAGCGGCTGGAGACCCGCAAGATCGTCGACAAGGCCAAGGGCCTGCTCCAGGTCGGTCTCGGGCTGACCGAGCCGGAGGCGTTCCGCTGGATCCAGAAGACCGCCATGGACCTCCGCAAGTCGATGCGCGAGGTGGCCGAAGGAGTTATCGCCCACGGCGCGAAACCCGGCAAATAG
- a CDS encoding branched-chain amino acid ABC transporter substrate-binding protein — MKVRKHRLAIAGVTLVALSLTATACGTRSGNGTNAGGSGNGGQTKTAKIGVIAPLTGDLAPLGLGIKNSVDLAIKQANQNKTVPGWTLELDAQDDQATPATGQNAATTLAGDDEVIGVVGTLNSSVAQTVQPVLNSAKIVEVSPANTGVSLTKGEDPNNPQRPYPNYFRTCTTDDIQGPFAARYLYQDKGLKKVATIHDKKTYGQGLVTAFTGEWKKLGGTIVSAQTINPDDTNFSPVISKVQSAHPQAIYYGGEYPQAGPLSNQSKAAGLDVPLMGGDGIYDPAFIKQAGSKSDGDLATSVGAPADTLDSAKSFVDAYTKAGYKDPYAAYGAYAYDAATAIINALKTSLANADDVESARQATIDAVAKVDFQGATGHVSFDQYGDATSRVLTVYEVKGGKWEPVKTGEFK; from the coding sequence ATGAAAGTGCGAAAGCATCGACTTGCCATCGCCGGGGTGACCCTGGTGGCGCTGTCGCTGACCGCGACTGCATGCGGTACGCGATCAGGCAACGGCACCAATGCGGGTGGATCCGGCAATGGTGGCCAGACGAAGACGGCCAAGATCGGCGTCATCGCGCCGTTGACCGGCGACCTGGCTCCGTTGGGCCTCGGCATCAAGAACTCGGTCGACCTGGCGATCAAACAGGCCAACCAGAACAAGACGGTCCCCGGGTGGACGCTGGAACTCGACGCGCAGGACGACCAGGCCACCCCGGCGACCGGTCAGAACGCGGCGACCACCCTGGCCGGTGACGACGAGGTCATCGGCGTCGTCGGCACGTTGAACTCCTCGGTCGCCCAGACGGTGCAGCCGGTCCTCAACAGCGCCAAGATCGTCGAGGTGTCGCCGGCCAACACCGGTGTGTCGCTGACCAAGGGTGAGGATCCGAACAATCCGCAGCGGCCCTACCCGAACTACTTCCGGACCTGTACCACCGACGACATCCAGGGACCGTTCGCAGCCCGCTACCTCTACCAGGACAAGGGCTTGAAGAAGGTCGCGACGATCCATGACAAGAAGACCTACGGTCAGGGTCTGGTCACTGCGTTCACCGGCGAGTGGAAGAAGCTCGGCGGCACGATCGTCTCCGCGCAGACCATCAACCCCGATGACACCAACTTCAGCCCGGTGATCAGCAAGGTCCAGTCCGCGCACCCGCAGGCCATCTACTACGGCGGCGAGTACCCGCAGGCCGGCCCGCTGTCCAACCAGTCCAAGGCGGCCGGTCTCGATGTTCCGCTGATGGGCGGCGACGGCATCTACGACCCGGCGTTCATCAAGCAGGCCGGCAGCAAGTCCGACGGTGACCTGGCCACCTCGGTCGGCGCGCCGGCAGACACGCTGGACTCGGCGAAGTCGTTCGTCGACGCCTACACCAAGGCCGGCTACAAGGATCCGTACGCCGCCTACGGTGCCTACGCCTACGACGCGGCCACCGCGATCATCAACGCGCTGAAGACCTCGCTGGCCAACGCCGACGACGTCGAGTCCGCACGGCAGGCGACCATCGACGCCGTGGCCAAGGTCGACTTCCAGGGTGCGACCGGACACGTCTCCTTCGACCAGTACGGTGACGCCACCTCCCGGGTCCTGACCGTCTACGAGGTCAAGGGCGGCAAGTGGGAGCCGGTGAAGACGGGCGAGTTCAAGTAG
- a CDS encoding branched-chain amino acid ABC transporter permease: MIVLQALVDGLSLGALYALIAVGYTVVYGIIQLINFAHGEIFMVGAFGAMTVWLLVPGQQLGFWMLPIMLIGGMIASVAIALLMERVAYRPLRNSPRLAPLITAIGVSVFLQEFVRLFYNRIPGFPDAKANVPFPSIQGVTGTAIRIGGLDIDRPTIFTLVALIVCTVFLYFFINKSRTGRAMQATSQDPDTARLMGINVDRIIMIAFAVGAVLAAVAGTAQGLMNTNINFKMGFIAGLKAFSAAVLGGIGNIWGALVGGLVIGVLESLATQVLPHGSAWKDVWAFVVLILILVFRPQGLLGARVVDRA, from the coding sequence GTGATCGTTCTGCAAGCCTTGGTCGACGGGCTGTCGCTCGGCGCGTTGTACGCGTTGATCGCGGTCGGCTACACCGTCGTCTACGGCATCATCCAGTTGATCAACTTCGCCCACGGCGAGATCTTCATGGTCGGCGCTTTCGGTGCCATGACGGTCTGGCTGCTCGTCCCCGGGCAGCAACTCGGCTTCTGGATGCTTCCGATCATGTTGATCGGCGGCATGATCGCCTCGGTGGCGATCGCCCTGCTGATGGAACGGGTCGCCTACCGCCCGCTGCGGAACTCGCCACGACTGGCGCCGTTGATCACCGCCATCGGCGTATCGGTCTTCCTGCAGGAGTTCGTCCGGCTGTTCTACAACCGGATCCCGGGATTCCCCGATGCCAAGGCGAATGTGCCTTTTCCGTCGATCCAGGGAGTCACCGGCACGGCGATCCGGATCGGCGGGTTGGACATCGACCGTCCGACAATCTTCACCCTGGTGGCACTGATCGTATGCACGGTGTTCCTGTACTTCTTCATCAACAAGAGCCGGACCGGGCGAGCCATGCAGGCGACGTCGCAGGACCCTGACACGGCGCGGCTGATGGGCATCAACGTCGATCGCATCATCATGATCGCCTTCGCGGTCGGCGCCGTGTTGGCCGCGGTCGCCGGGACGGCCCAGGGGCTGATGAACACCAACATCAACTTCAAGATGGGTTTCATCGCAGGCCTGAAAGCCTTCTCCGCCGCGGTTCTCGGCGGTATCGGCAACATCTGGGGTGCGCTGGTCGGCGGCCTGGTGATCGGCGTGCTCGAGTCGTTGGCAACCCAGGTGCTGCCACACGGGTCGGCGTGGAAGGACGTCTGGGCGTTCGTCGTCCTGATCCTGATCCTGGTGTTCCGACCACAGGGTCTGCTCGGTGCCCGGGTGGTGGATCGCGCATGA
- a CDS encoding branched-chain amino acid ABC transporter permease, with protein MMIPGIPVDVRRRYEGPARIVALAAGIIVAAAAYLPWAYGADALDNVSYLGGPSFIQFIALGMGLLLAALCVCSMRWPQGIGRIRIGWIRGARALGTGLLVAFVVILGAIAVELGGTINIEYGGWIGFAAALIAFVATRFLIPEGQPTLNRLRTPGWLSILAIAAVMLLMLFVAYYALDQSNPGTFVTFLVYTGVGAVVLLRTGALGWLTAATAAHRRVMLLSAFLVAFLFPFTQGGSDANMSIAAQVLIFAATAMGLNIVVGLAGLLDLGYIAFLGSGAFVAAMLSGTAMATLDIHPPFLITMLLSGCVAATLGLVIGSPTLRVSGDYLAIITLAFGEIFRLSMNNLDGTDGPDLTHGSRGISDTGELNLFGFNFGDTHTILGLEIGRFANYYFILLVWLVIVILIFTRLNNSRIGRGWVAIREDEKAAEAMGVNVFGLKLFAFASGAFLAGVAGSIKAHVDISVTPDSYVFLQSSFLLAAVVLGGMGTVLGVLIGATLLQLMPEKLRFVNEYRLMFFGLLLVIMMRFRPEGIIASERRQLEFHDEDEELAERLDEGEP; from the coding sequence ATGATGATCCCCGGTATCCCGGTCGACGTCCGACGCCGGTACGAGGGCCCGGCCCGGATCGTTGCGCTGGCCGCCGGCATCATCGTTGCGGCTGCGGCGTACCTGCCCTGGGCCTATGGTGCGGATGCGCTGGACAACGTCTCCTATCTGGGTGGACCGTCCTTCATCCAGTTCATCGCCCTGGGCATGGGGTTGCTGTTGGCCGCACTGTGCGTCTGCTCGATGCGCTGGCCACAAGGCATCGGCAGGATCAGGATCGGCTGGATCCGCGGCGCACGCGCCCTCGGCACCGGTCTGCTCGTCGCATTTGTGGTGATCCTCGGCGCGATCGCGGTCGAACTCGGCGGAACGATCAACATCGAGTACGGCGGCTGGATCGGGTTCGCCGCAGCGCTGATCGCATTCGTCGCCACTCGGTTCCTGATCCCGGAGGGCCAGCCGACGCTGAACCGGCTCAGGACACCCGGCTGGCTGAGCATCCTGGCGATCGCCGCCGTGATGTTGCTGATGTTGTTCGTCGCCTACTACGCACTCGACCAGAGCAATCCGGGCACCTTCGTCACCTTCCTGGTCTACACCGGGGTCGGCGCAGTCGTCCTGCTGCGGACCGGTGCGCTCGGCTGGTTGACCGCAGCAACGGCGGCGCACCGCCGGGTGATGTTGCTCTCGGCCTTCCTTGTGGCATTCCTGTTCCCCTTCACCCAGGGCGGATCCGACGCCAACATGTCGATCGCCGCGCAGGTGTTGATCTTCGCCGCCACCGCCATGGGGCTCAACATCGTCGTCGGCCTGGCCGGTCTGCTCGACCTGGGCTACATCGCCTTCCTGGGATCCGGCGCATTCGTCGCGGCGATGCTGTCGGGTACGGCCATGGCGACCCTCGACATCCATCCGCCGTTCCTGATCACCATGCTGCTCAGCGGTTGCGTTGCGGCCACCCTCGGCCTGGTGATCGGCTCGCCGACGCTGCGAGTGTCGGGTGACTATCTGGCGATCATCACGCTGGCCTTCGGTGAGATCTTCCGGCTGTCGATGAACAACCTGGACGGCACCGACGGCCCGGATCTGACCCACGGTTCCCGCGGCATCTCCGACACCGGTGAACTGAACCTGTTCGGCTTCAACTTCGGCGACACCCACACCATCCTGGGTTTGGAGATCGGCCGGTTCGCCAACTACTACTTCATCCTGCTGGTCTGGCTGGTGATCGTGATCCTGATCTTCACGCGGTTGAACAACTCGCGGATCGGCCGCGGCTGGGTCGCCATCCGCGAGGACGAGAAGGCGGCCGAGGCGATGGGCGTGAACGTCTTCGGCCTGAAACTCTTCGCCTTCGCCAGTGGCGCCTTCCTGGCCGGTGTCGCCGGATCGATCAAGGCACACGTCGATATCTCGGTCACCCCGGATTCGTACGTCTTCCTGCAATCGTCCTTCCTGCTCGCCGCTGTCGTGCTCGGCGGCATGGGCACGGTGCTCGGTGTGCTGATCGGCGCGACGCTGCTGCAGCTGATGCCGGAGAAGCTGCGGTTCGTCAACGAGTACCGGCTGATGTTCTTCGGGCTGCTGCTGGTGATCATGATGAGGTTCCGGCCGGAGGGCATCATCGCCAGTGAGCGGCGGCAGTTGGAGTTCCATGACGAGGACGAGGAGCTGGCCGAACGCCTCGATGAGGGGGAACCTTGA
- a CDS encoding ABC transporter ATP-binding protein codes for MTETASATASPPTDGEPLLSARQVTMRFGGLLAVDRVDFDVYPGEIMGLIGPNGAGKTTFFNCLTGLYKPTSGRVVFNGAVLPPKPGKVVRAGVARTFQNIRLFANMTALENVMVGRYCRTSSGPLTSIVRGPKFRREEGETRERAAELLDFVGLPETSEGLARNLPYGDQRRLEIARALATDPKLLLLDEPTAGMNPQETRQAEELIFKIRDRGLAVITIEHDMRFIFNLCDRVLCLVQGRPLVLGTPEEVQSDPRVIEAYIGTGAESQRTLDSDPEGDVDA; via the coding sequence ATGACCGAGACGGCGTCGGCCACGGCGTCACCGCCGACCGACGGGGAGCCCCTGCTCAGTGCCCGACAGGTGACCATGCGCTTCGGGGGCCTGCTCGCCGTCGACAGAGTGGACTTCGACGTCTACCCGGGCGAGATCATGGGGCTGATCGGTCCGAACGGCGCCGGCAAGACCACCTTCTTCAACTGCCTCACCGGGCTGTACAAGCCGACATCGGGGCGGGTCGTCTTCAACGGTGCCGTACTGCCGCCCAAACCGGGCAAGGTGGTGCGTGCCGGTGTCGCCCGGACGTTCCAGAACATCAGGTTGTTCGCGAACATGACGGCGCTGGAGAACGTGATGGTCGGCCGTTACTGCCGGACCTCCTCGGGACCGCTGACCTCCATCGTCCGCGGTCCGAAGTTCCGGCGCGAGGAGGGCGAGACCCGGGAACGGGCTGCCGAACTCCTGGATTTCGTCGGCCTGCCGGAGACGTCGGAAGGCCTGGCCCGCAATCTTCCCTACGGTGATCAGCGTCGGTTGGAGATCGCCCGTGCGCTGGCGACCGACCCGAAGCTGCTGCTGCTGGACGAGCCGACGGCCGGCATGAACCCGCAGGAGACGAGGCAGGCCGAGGAGTTGATCTTCAAGATCAGGGATCGCGGCCTTGCGGTGATCACGATCGAGCACGACATGCGCTTCATCTTCAATCTCTGCGACCGCGTGCTGTGTCTTGTCCAGGGCCGGCCGCTGGTCCTCGGCACTCCCGAAGAGGTGCAGTCCGATCCGCGGGTGATCGAGGCCTACATCGGCACCGGCGCCGAATCGCAGCGGACGCTGGACAGCGACCCGGAGGGTGACGTCGATGCTTGA
- a CDS encoding ABC transporter ATP-binding protein: MTSMLEIKDLQVAYGRVRAVKGISFTVEQGQIVCLLGTNGAGKTTTLKTISGLLRPESGEIWFSGQRIDAHPAHQIVSLGLAHSPEGRRIFPRLTVEDNLRLGAFARKDKVGIAKDLRRAYDLFPVLYERRAQPAGTFSGGEQQMLAIGRALLSHPRLLMLDEPSMGLSPLMMQRIMTTIAELQQEGVTILLVEQNAQAALSLADYGYVLETGMITLQNTGRALLTDERVRKAYLGED, encoded by the coding sequence GTGACGTCGATGCTTGAGATCAAGGATCTGCAGGTCGCCTACGGCCGGGTCCGCGCGGTCAAGGGGATCAGTTTCACCGTTGAGCAAGGGCAGATCGTCTGCCTGCTGGGCACCAACGGGGCGGGCAAGACCACGACACTGAAGACGATCTCGGGATTGCTCCGGCCGGAATCGGGCGAGATCTGGTTCTCCGGGCAGCGGATCGATGCCCACCCCGCGCACCAGATCGTTTCGCTCGGCCTGGCCCATTCTCCCGAAGGCAGGCGGATCTTTCCGCGGCTCACCGTCGAGGACAACCTCCGGCTGGGCGCCTTCGCCCGCAAGGACAAGGTCGGGATCGCCAAGGATCTGCGGCGGGCGTACGACCTGTTCCCAGTGCTGTACGAGCGCCGTGCCCAACCCGCCGGCACCTTCTCCGGCGGCGAACAGCAGATGCTGGCGATCGGCCGTGCGCTGCTCAGCCATCCGCGGTTGTTGATGTTGGACGAGCCGTCGATGGGCCTGTCGCCGCTGATGATGCAGCGGATCATGACCACCATCGCCGAGTTGCAGCAGGAGGGGGTGACGATCCTGCTGGTCGAGCAGAACGCCCAGGCCGCCCTCTCGCTCGCCGACTACGGCTACGTACTGGAGACGGGGATGATCACCCTGCAGAACACCGGCCGGGCACTGCTTACCGACGAACGGGTCCGGAAGGCCTATCTCGGCGAGGACTGA
- a CDS encoding glycosyltransferase, whose product MRIVLVSYGSRGDLEPLAALALALRANGVEVHVCAPPDLGDLMEGIGVEHSPVGGPVRALATGAIRGTSRRPLPEVAAELTADAYSAVLPAARDADLVLGAGVIPVAAAARGVAEKLGIAYVGASFTPTFLPSQQHPPVPWPGQVIPPEVTDNRGLWELNDRHVHGIFGPPINAFRESVGLPAVDSVRDYIHTKRPLLASDPVIGPWLQPADLDAVQTGAWMRHDHRSLPAELEAFLSAGDPPVYVGFGSMPLPAAEPIARIAIEAVRARGCRTLLGSGWAGLAPIDDRDDSFVIGEVNQQALFGRVAAVVHHGGAGTTHTAARAGAPQVIVPQVADQPYWGGRVTDLGIGTRHEGSAPTVESLAEALTMVSEPQVAVRAGEVAGMVRTDGAPVAAALLVAGS is encoded by the coding sequence ATGCGGATTGTCCTGGTGTCGTACGGATCGCGAGGGGATCTCGAGCCGCTGGCCGCGCTCGCCCTCGCGCTGAGAGCCAACGGCGTCGAGGTACACGTCTGTGCGCCGCCGGACCTCGGCGACCTGATGGAGGGGATCGGCGTCGAGCACTCGCCCGTCGGCGGCCCGGTCCGGGCGCTGGCGACCGGTGCGATCAGAGGGACGTCGCGCAGGCCACTGCCCGAGGTTGCCGCCGAACTCACCGCCGACGCGTACTCCGCGGTGCTTCCTGCGGCCCGAGACGCCGACCTGGTGCTGGGCGCTGGTGTGATCCCGGTCGCCGCGGCGGCGCGCGGGGTGGCCGAGAAGCTCGGCATCGCCTACGTCGGCGCCTCCTTCACCCCGACGTTCCTGCCGTCGCAGCAGCATCCGCCGGTGCCCTGGCCGGGGCAGGTGATCCCGCCGGAGGTGACCGACAACCGTGGACTGTGGGAGCTCAACGACCGGCACGTGCACGGGATCTTCGGGCCGCCGATCAACGCCTTCCGGGAGTCGGTCGGCCTGCCTGCCGTGGACAGCGTCCGCGATTACATCCACACCAAGCGGCCGTTGCTCGCCTCCGACCCGGTGATCGGCCCCTGGCTGCAGCCGGCCGATCTTGACGCGGTGCAGACCGGCGCGTGGATGCGCCACGACCACCGCAGTCTGCCGGCTGAACTGGAGGCATTCCTGTCCGCCGGTGATCCTCCGGTGTACGTCGGATTCGGCAGCATGCCGTTACCGGCGGCCGAGCCGATCGCCCGGATCGCGATCGAGGCGGTCCGCGCCCGCGGGTGCCGGACCCTGCTCGGCAGCGGCTGGGCCGGACTCGCCCCGATCGACGATCGCGACGACAGTTTCGTGATCGGCGAGGTGAACCAGCAGGCGCTGTTCGGCCGCGTCGCGGCAGTCGTCCACCACGGGGGCGCCGGCACGACGCACACCGCTGCCCGGGCCGGGGCACCCCAGGTGATCGTTCCCCAGGTCGCTGATCAGCCGTATTGGGGCGGGCGCGTCACCGACCTCGGTATCGGGACCCGGCACGAGGGTTCGGCCCCGACGGTGGAATCGTTGGCCGAGGCGTTGACGATGGTTTCCGAACCGCAGGTGGCCGTACGGGCGGGCGAGGTGGCCGGGATGGTGCGCACCGACGGAGCCCCGGTCGCCGCTGCGCTGCTGGTCGCCGGGTCGTGA
- a CDS encoding class I SAM-dependent methyltransferase, protein MSFDVAAEAYGRFMGRFSEPLAAEFAGFAGVTPGDRVLDVGCGPGALTQRLVDLLGADRVAAIDPSAPFVEATRRRCPGVEVRTGTAEELPFPDAAFDAALAQLVVHFMRDPVAGIRRMTRVTRPGGTVASCVWDHAGGSGPLSPFWDVVHRLDPDAGDESTLAGVREGDLARIFSDAGLGEPVQDRLGVRVDYPSFDVWWEPYTLGVGPAGDYLGGCSTEQVEDIRRACSDRLGSGPFSIRAVAWAVRATRN, encoded by the coding sequence ATGAGCTTCGATGTCGCGGCGGAAGCGTACGGCCGCTTCATGGGCCGGTTCTCCGAACCGCTGGCGGCGGAGTTCGCGGGCTTCGCCGGCGTCACCCCCGGCGATCGCGTGCTCGACGTCGGCTGCGGGCCGGGTGCGCTGACCCAACGGTTGGTCGACCTGCTCGGCGCGGACCGGGTGGCGGCCATCGATCCGTCGGCACCGTTCGTCGAGGCCACAAGACGACGCTGTCCCGGAGTCGAGGTCAGGACCGGTACGGCCGAGGAGCTTCCCTTCCCCGACGCGGCCTTCGATGCCGCGCTCGCCCAACTGGTCGTCCACTTCATGCGCGACCCCGTGGCCGGAATCAGACGGATGACCCGCGTCACGCGTCCCGGCGGGACCGTCGCCTCCTGCGTCTGGGACCACGCCGGCGGGTCGGGCCCGCTGTCCCCGTTCTGGGACGTGGTGCACCGACTGGATCCGGACGCCGGCGACGAATCCACCCTGGCCGGCGTCCGGGAAGGCGATCTGGCCCGCATCTTCTCCGACGCCGGCCTCGGCGAGCCGGTCCAGGACCGGCTCGGCGTCCGGGTCGACTATCCGTCCTTCGACGTGTGGTGGGAGCCGTACACGCTGGGCGTCGGACCTGCCGGTGACTACCTCGGCGGGTGCAGCACCGAGCAGGTCGAGGACATCCGCCGGGCCTGCTCCGATCGGCTGGGTAGTGGACCGTTCAGCATCCGTGCCGTCGCCTGGGCGGTTCGCGCCACCCGCAACTGA
- a CDS encoding PaaI family thioesterase, translating to MVDATPVKLPDWVADFPSALDDKMGFELLELTPERVVGRCPVDGNTQPIGLWHGGASCVMAETLASLGAVAHALPDRFAVGVDINATHHRAVRSGHVTGVATALKLGRTTAMYEIVLSDDHGNRVCTARLTCQLVPNPTR from the coding sequence ATGGTTGATGCGACGCCCGTCAAGCTGCCCGACTGGGTTGCCGACTTCCCGAGTGCCCTGGACGACAAGATGGGCTTCGAACTGCTGGAACTGACCCCGGAGCGGGTGGTCGGCCGCTGCCCCGTTGACGGCAACACCCAGCCGATCGGCCTGTGGCACGGCGGCGCATCCTGTGTGATGGCCGAAACCCTGGCCTCGCTCGGCGCGGTCGCCCACGCCCTGCCCGACAGGTTCGCGGTCGGCGTGGACATCAACGCCACGCACCACCGGGCAGTCCGGTCCGGCCACGTCACCGGCGTGGCAACTGCTCTCAAGCTCGGCCGTACCACCGCGATGTACGAGATCGTCCTGTCCGACGACCACGGCAATCGGGTGTGCACCGCCCGGCTGACCTGCCAGCTTGTGCCGAATCCGACCCGCTGA